Proteins encoded in a region of the Sander lucioperca isolate FBNREF2018 chromosome 18, SLUC_FBN_1.2, whole genome shotgun sequence genome:
- the bsdc1 gene encoding BSD domain-containing protein 1 isoform X1, protein MAEGEGWWGGWLQQSFQAVKDKSSEALEFIKRDLTEFSTVVQHDTTCSLVATATAVRNKLAVEGSSETSEKVKKSLSSFLGVITDTFAPPPDKTIDCDVITLVATPTGTTEIYDSSKARLYSLQADPATYCNEPDGPPEQFDNWLSSFSLEDKKGEISELLVNSPSIRALYTKMVPVAVAHSEFWQRYFYRVFQLDQEEARRVALKQRAEQTTHTETLGWEEEEEDDFLGATSSSQLNFTPHNSSTQLPTTSTAPTGTPLLSPVLSPGEERDATLSVSSDSISLPTQVEVRPEPVVTELAKKLTEASLEDVADKTQEEQRPGKGNYNLASAPGKSNLPLEAQVEAVTQPEVTVDGASARASAPTSKPEAAKEEGPQDLRVFELNSDSGKSTPSNNGKKGSSTDVSEDWEKDFDLDMTEEEVQMALSKIEASGEMDEDWENWD, encoded by the exons TCATCTGAGGCCTTAGAATTCATAAAGCGAGACTTGACAGAGTTCTCCACTGTGGTGCAACATGACACAACCTGCTCACTTGTGGCTACAGCCACTGCTGTCAGAAACAAGCTTGCG GTGGAAGGTTCCTCTGAGACCTCAGAAAAGGTAAAGAAGAGCCTTTCTAGTTTCTTAGGGGTGATAACGGACACGTTTGCTCCACCCCCTGATAAAACCATCGACTGTGACGTAATCACATTGGTGGCAACGCCAACAGGAACTACAGAGATCTACGACAGTTCTAAG GCACGTCTCTACAGTTTGCAAGCTGACCCTGCTACATACTGCAATGAGCCTGATG GTCCCCCAGAGCAGTTTGACAACTGGTTGTCCAGCTTCAGTTTGGAAGATAAGAAAGGAGAAATCTCAGAGCTTTTGGTCAACAGTCCCTCTATCCGAGCCCTTTACACCAAAATG gTGCCAGTGGCAGTTGCACATTCAGAATTCTGGCAGAGGTATTTCTACAGAGTCTTCCAGTTGGACCAG gaGGAGGCGAGGAGAGTGGCATTGAAGCAAAGGGCAGAACagactacacacacagagaccctgggctgggaggaggaggaggagg ATGACTTCCTCGGCGCCACGTCATCATCTCAACTGAACTTCACACCCCACAACAGCTCAACCCAGCTGCCCACAACCTCTACTGCTCCCACAGGAACGCCTCTGCTGAGCCCCGTCCTGTCTCCCGGCGAGGAGCGTGACGCTACCCTCTCAGTCAGCAGCGACAGCATCAGCCTGCCAACGCAGGTGGAAGTGCGGCCCGAGCCCGTTGTCACAGAGCTAGCTAAGAAACTGACCGAAGCTAGCTTGGAAGATGTTGCGGACAAGACACAAGAAGAGCAGAGGCCTGGGAAGGGTAACTACAATCTAGCATCTGCCCCTGGAAAGAGTAACTTACCTCTTGAGGCTCAAGTGGAAGCTGTAACCCAGCCAGAGGTCACTGTTGATGGGGCATCAGCGCGGGCTTCTGCCCCCACCTCTAAACCAGAAGCAGCAAAGGAGGAGGGTCCGCAGGACCTGAGAGTGTTCGAGCTTAACTCTGACAGCGGGAAATCTACGCCCTCTAACAATGGCAAGAAAG GGTCCAGCACCGATGTGAGTGAGGACTGGGAGAAAGACTTCGACCTGGACATGACAGAAGAAGAAGTCCAAATGGCTCTCTCTAAAATAGAAGCTTCTGGAGAG aTGGACGAAGACTGGGAGAACTGGGACTGA
- the bsdc1 gene encoding BSD domain-containing protein 1 isoform X2: MAEGEGWWGGWLQQSFQAVKDKSSEALEFIKRDLTEFSTVVQHDTTCSLVATATAVRNKLAVEGSSETSEKVKKSLSSFLGVITDTFAPPPDKTIDCDVITLVATPTGTTEIYDSSKARLYSLQADPATYCNEPDGPPEQFDNWLSSFSLEDKKGEISELLVNSPSIRALYTKMVPVAVAHSEFWQRYFYRVFQLDQEEARRVALKQRAEQTTHTETLGWEEEEDDFLGATSSSQLNFTPHNSSTQLPTTSTAPTGTPLLSPVLSPGEERDATLSVSSDSISLPTQVEVRPEPVVTELAKKLTEASLEDVADKTQEEQRPGKGNYNLASAPGKSNLPLEAQVEAVTQPEVTVDGASARASAPTSKPEAAKEEGPQDLRVFELNSDSGKSTPSNNGKKGSSTDVSEDWEKDFDLDMTEEEVQMALSKIEASGEMDEDWENWD; the protein is encoded by the exons TCATCTGAGGCCTTAGAATTCATAAAGCGAGACTTGACAGAGTTCTCCACTGTGGTGCAACATGACACAACCTGCTCACTTGTGGCTACAGCCACTGCTGTCAGAAACAAGCTTGCG GTGGAAGGTTCCTCTGAGACCTCAGAAAAGGTAAAGAAGAGCCTTTCTAGTTTCTTAGGGGTGATAACGGACACGTTTGCTCCACCCCCTGATAAAACCATCGACTGTGACGTAATCACATTGGTGGCAACGCCAACAGGAACTACAGAGATCTACGACAGTTCTAAG GCACGTCTCTACAGTTTGCAAGCTGACCCTGCTACATACTGCAATGAGCCTGATG GTCCCCCAGAGCAGTTTGACAACTGGTTGTCCAGCTTCAGTTTGGAAGATAAGAAAGGAGAAATCTCAGAGCTTTTGGTCAACAGTCCCTCTATCCGAGCCCTTTACACCAAAATG gTGCCAGTGGCAGTTGCACATTCAGAATTCTGGCAGAGGTATTTCTACAGAGTCTTCCAGTTGGACCAG gaGGAGGCGAGGAGAGTGGCATTGAAGCAAAGGGCAGAACagactacacacacagagaccctgggctgggaggaggaggag GATGACTTCCTCGGCGCCACGTCATCATCTCAACTGAACTTCACACCCCACAACAGCTCAACCCAGCTGCCCACAACCTCTACTGCTCCCACAGGAACGCCTCTGCTGAGCCCCGTCCTGTCTCCCGGCGAGGAGCGTGACGCTACCCTCTCAGTCAGCAGCGACAGCATCAGCCTGCCAACGCAGGTGGAAGTGCGGCCCGAGCCCGTTGTCACAGAGCTAGCTAAGAAACTGACCGAAGCTAGCTTGGAAGATGTTGCGGACAAGACACAAGAAGAGCAGAGGCCTGGGAAGGGTAACTACAATCTAGCATCTGCCCCTGGAAAGAGTAACTTACCTCTTGAGGCTCAAGTGGAAGCTGTAACCCAGCCAGAGGTCACTGTTGATGGGGCATCAGCGCGGGCTTCTGCCCCCACCTCTAAACCAGAAGCAGCAAAGGAGGAGGGTCCGCAGGACCTGAGAGTGTTCGAGCTTAACTCTGACAGCGGGAAATCTACGCCCTCTAACAATGGCAAGAAAG GGTCCAGCACCGATGTGAGTGAGGACTGGGAGAAAGACTTCGACCTGGACATGACAGAAGAAGAAGTCCAAATGGCTCTCTCTAAAATAGAAGCTTCTGGAGAG aTGGACGAAGACTGGGAGAACTGGGACTGA